A single window of Crassostrea angulata isolate pt1a10 chromosome 8, ASM2561291v2, whole genome shotgun sequence DNA harbors:
- the LOC128158860 gene encoding uncharacterized protein LOC128158860, giving the protein MKLFLIISRLSVCLEAGAIALQGYPSSVFRQAVEMNNVLPEITPLFDKNLPLLQCLITCIVFPSCLSVFASKQGETCKGYQFSHRHKTGLHFLHIEGEIYYAKVHECTTPGYIWNPTHLYCYKYHAVGKTCDDASSECRKEDSRSHLFLVDSNNALSFLQNIIDIYQQPLYLQGKRQNEYSQFFDDFGKIMTFFNWTEGEPKSIKNALYIRTINRFSALIEVSKGNFKSHFMCFIM; this is encoded by the exons atgaaaCTCTTTTTGATTATTTCTAGATTATCTGTTTGTCTTGAGGCAGGTGCAATTGCATTGCAGGGTTACCCATCTAGTGTTTTTCGGCAAGCTGTTGAAATGAACAATGTTTTACCGGAGATAACACctttatttgacaaaaatcttccgttattgcaatgtttgatCACTTGTATTGTTTTTCCGTCATGTCTGTCGGTGTTCGCCTCAAAGCAAGGAGAAACTTGTAAAGGATACCAGTTCTCACATCGCCATAAAACAGGGCTACATTTTCTACACATCGAAGGAGAAATATATTATGCTAAAG TTCATGAGTGTACAACACCTGGTTATATCTGGAATCCCACACACCTGTACTGCTATAAATATCACGCTGTAGGAAAGACGTGTGACGATGCAAGCTCAGAGTGCAGAAAAGAAGATTCCAGAAGTCACCTGTTTCTTGTCGACTCGAACAATGCACTTTCATTCTTGCAGAATATAATTG atatttATCAACAGCCTTTGTATCTTCAAGGAAAGAGACAAAACGAATACTCGCAATTCTTTGACGACTTTGGGAAAATAATGACATTCTTTAATTGGACGGAAGGGGAAcctaaatcaataaaaaatgctCTCTACATTAGAACAATCAATCGGTTTTCAGCGTTAATTGAAGTATCAAAAGGAAATTTCAAAAGTCATTTCATGTGTTTCATTatgtag